The genome window CCTTCTTTCCTCGCTCCTTTGACGTCGTCGCGGAGAATCGGGAATGCGCTGAGCGGGATTTACCGTGTGCGTCGACGCCTGGCAAGGGTCGCGTTTTCCTACGAGAAGGCTTAGTACTCCGCGCTCATTGCCCTTGTTGCTCCGCCTTCCGAGAATGACCGGGCCGCAGGGCGTCCCGGAATCTACTGCGCCGGCTCCCGTGCAGGTGGCCGGGGTTGGCGTTGTGTACAGCGCACGCCGCGTGGTTCCGCACGTGGAATTGTCGTGCGCAGTAAATGCCGGGGTGCTGCGAGAAGCGATGCCAATACCTAGTGAGGACGGTCGCGTGAGCAAGCACCGCAGGACATTGCACCACCGAAAGGCAGTCATAGCCGCCGTCGCCATCGCCGCCGTGGGCGTCCCGTCCGTCGCCATGGCCTGTGCGGACTCCTACAACGGACGCCCGAAGACGCACCGTTCACACCATCACTGGCGCAACAGCTCGGGCAGTGCCGCGAAATGGCACCGGGTGAAGGCGACCGGGAGTCCGGCGCCCCAGGTCAAGCCGAGCCCTTCGGCGACCACCGTCCCCACCACCCGGCCCACGGCTCCGAGTGCCCCGGCGTCCACCGCCCCCACCACCCGGCCCACGACTCCGAGTGCCCCGGCGTCCACCGCCCCCACCTCTGCCACGGCACGCGTCGTCGCGCTCGTCAACAGTGAGCGCGCCAAGGTGGGTTGTGCACCGCTGACCGTCAACTCGAAGCTGGCGAAGGCCGCTCAGGCACACAGCGCCGACATGGCCGCGCACCAGAACATGTCCCACACCGGCTCCGACGGCTCGTCCCCGGGTGACCGGATCACCAGCGCCGGATACTCCTGGAGCGCGTACGGCGAGAACATCGCCTACGGCTACAGCACCCCCGAGAGCGTCATGGCAGGCTGGATGGCCAGCCCCGGACACAAGCGGAACATTCTCGACTGCGGATTCAAGGAGATCGGCGTAGGCCTCGCCCAGCCCGGCTCCTACTGGACGCAGGACTTCGGCACCGCCGGCTGACCACGCCGCCTCGCCGACGACTCACCTGACTCGGCGGGGCGGTGGCGTTCCGCCCCCGCATACCCGGCCGCCCTGTGGGCCCGTGACACAAGGGCGGTCGGGCCATCACCACGCGGACGCAGGCGGCCCGTGCCCGGAGTGATCAGGACCGGGCGCCTGTCTCCACCACGTCCGGTGCGGTGTCCGGCGATGGCCGCGGCGTCCACTGCGACCGCAGCAGCAGTCGTACGCGGTGGAAGAGGAAGGCAGCCATCGGGAGTTCGACGAAGAGGGCGAGCGCGGTGGACGTCCAGACCGCGGACGTGCCCAGGGCGAGCGAGACATCGAACCATGCGTCGCACACCAGGAGAACGGCGGTCGCCAGGGCGGGCAACACCACGGCCCGGTGGCGGCGTATTCCGAGGACCGCTGTCGCCCCCAGTGCCGTGAGGAGCAGTATGTCGAAGCCGACCCAGGTCGTGCGCCATGCGTGAACACGGTAGTCGGACGGCAGGGTCACTCCCAGGATCACCGTCCAGGGAATCAGTCCCAGTGCCGACACCGCGAGCAACTCCAGCGTGTGGCGTCGGCGCCGCTCGAGCAGAGCGTCCCGGCCGGCCCGGCCCGCGAGCGCCGGGCGGACCGGTCTCGAGACGTCCTCGCAGGGGACGGTCTGCGCCGGGTCCTGTGTCGTCCGGCTCATCGGCGCGCCGCTTCCTCGGCGACGGCGGGCGAAGGTGCGGGGTACCAGGCCGCGAGGCGCCGCGTCGTGAGCCAGCCGAGACCGGCCAGGAACACGCCGAACACAGCCTCCGGAAGGTGCTGACTCACCAGCATCACCGCGGCAGCAGCGTCCAGCCCCATTGCGAGAAGGACGAACGCGGCGCGCCGCCAGGCCTGGCGCGGTGCGGTGGCTGCCACAGGACGGTCGGGCCGGCGGTGAAAGACGGCCGATGTGCTGTGGCTCATCGCGACCACCTCTCCTGACCCGTTCGGTCTTGGTCCATGTCAGCCTCCGGAGATCCGAGAGATGACAGGCACAACCGGAGGCATATCTCCTGTTATTCCCGCCGAGGCCTTCAGAGCTGCCCTTCACGGGGTGATGTGCGGCACACCGTCGGGCGGTTCACAGGGCGTTGAGCAGGATGACGTAGACACCGGTGCCGATGCCGACGCTGAGAATGGTGCGTCGGCCGAAGGCCAGATGGACGCCGATGGTGACGGCGACGGAGAGCAGGGCGTACCAGGCGCCGTGCGCGTCCTTGGTCATCGTGCCGTGCAGTGCGGTCACGGCGAGGATCAGCAGAATGCCCACCGGCATCCATGCCGACAACTGCCGCACCAGTGCCGAGCCACGCAGTCTGCCGAGCACCGCGAAGGGCACGGCCCGCAGGGCGAGGGTGATGGTGAAGACGATCGCCAGGACGGACATCAGGTACGAGGTGCTAGGCATCGGCGGCATCCT of Streptomyces cynarae contains these proteins:
- a CDS encoding CAP domain-containing protein, producing the protein MSKHRRTLHHRKAVIAAVAIAAVGVPSVAMACADSYNGRPKTHRSHHHWRNSSGSAAKWHRVKATGSPAPQVKPSPSATTVPTTRPTAPSAPASTAPTTRPTTPSAPASTAPTSATARVVALVNSERAKVGCAPLTVNSKLAKAAQAHSADMAAHQNMSHTGSDGSSPGDRITSAGYSWSAYGENIAYGYSTPESVMAGWMASPGHKRNILDCGFKEIGVGLAQPGSYWTQDFGTAG
- a CDS encoding branched-chain amino acid transporter permease produces the protein MPSTSYLMSVLAIVFTITLALRAVPFAVLGRLRGSALVRQLSAWMPVGILLILAVTALHGTMTKDAHGAWYALLSVAVTIGVHLAFGRRTILSVGIGTGVYVILLNAL